The proteins below come from a single Portunus trituberculatus isolate SZX2019 chromosome 4, ASM1759143v1, whole genome shotgun sequence genomic window:
- the LOC123512456 gene encoding ubiquitin-conjugating enzyme E2 L3: MAATRRLQKELADIRRSGIKSFRDIQVDESNILTWQGLIVPENPPYNKGAFRIEVNFPAEYPFKPPKINFKTKIYHPNVDEKGQVCLPIISAENWKPATKTDQVIEALINLVNEPEPEHPLRADLAEDYTKDRKKFMKNAEEFTKKNSEKRPAD; the protein is encoded by the exons ATGGCCGCTACAAGGAGATTACAGAAA GAGCTGGCTGACATCCGAAGGTCTGGCATCAAGTCGTTTCGGGACATACAGGTGGATGAAAGCAACATACTCACCTGGCAGGGACTCATTGTACCG GAGAACCCACCATACAACAAGGGAGCGTTCCGGATTGAGGTGAACTTCCCTGCTGAGTATCCCTTCAAACCACCCAAGATTAACTTCAAGACCAAGATATACCACCCCAATGTGGACGAGAAGGGCCAG GTGTGTTTGCCGATTATTAGCGCTGAGAACTGGAAACCGGCCACCAAAACAGACCAGG TGATTGAGGCACTGATCAACCTGGTGAACGAGCCTGAGCCAGAACACCCCTTGCGTGCAGACCTGGCCGAGGACTACACTAAAGACCGCAAGAAGTTCATGAAAAATGCCGAAGAATTTACCAAGAAGAACTCCGAGAAGAGGCCGGCCGACTAA